In the genome of Fusarium fujikuroi IMI 58289 draft genome, chromosome FFUJ_chr02, one region contains:
- a CDS encoding related to sentrin-specific protease SENP8 (SUMO-specific protease) has protein sequence MPFRQRMARHFGDSLAPEKPYLSYYDVLLTAEDIKALKHDWLTDNNIAFWEEYLERETLPKYPQARIVLLRPSMTFLLMKEPDLRSVQSALPDFSKVTHIFLPINDNRNVSVAEGGSHWSLLLVSTLDGVAFHYDSLGGANYSEANVATRKLANILGRPLRFINLEDCPQQENGSDCGVFVCLLMRHLLVKRLLCANAREKVSMSMGGKMVDSYGGRKEMMRIIENLRKEGERRRSEAQAAKARNAWQPPRSPPRSPRRSSSRSQETKKSPVNQNGKGSIAKALATKPKVSSPTRLVDQPPWRGMRNRVRTIPNPIQSSKDSPPLGPRACKSDRVTKEHRIQTSPPTPVKVRGKRSSSA, from the exons ATGCCGTTTCGTCAGAGGATGGCCCGCCACTTTGGCGATTCG CTTGCTCCCGAGAAACCCTACCTCAGCTACTATGATGTCCTCTTGACAGCTGAGGATATCAAGGCGCTCAAGCACGACTGGTTAACGGATAACAACATTGCTTTCTGGGAGGAATATCTGGAGCGCGAAACACTTCCCAAGTACCCTCAGGCTCGTATCGTCCTGCTCCGTCCCAGCATGACATTCCTTCTCATGAAGGAGCCCGACCTCCGATCAGTCCAATCCGCCCTTCCCGATTTCTCAAAGGTCACCCATATCTTCCTACCCATCAACGACAATCGTAATGTGAGCGTCGCAGAGGGTGGTAGCCATTGGTCACTTCTCCTTGTCTCGACACTCGATGGTGTCGCCTTCCACTACGACTCCCTAGGTGGTGCCAACTACTCCGAGGCCAACGTTGCGACTCGCAAGCTTGCCAATATCCTCGGGCGGCCTCTTCGATTTATCAACCTCGAGGATTGTCCCCAGCAGGAGAACGGAAGCGACTGCGGTGTCTTTGTCTGTTTGTTGATGCGACACCTCCTCGTCAAGCGCCTTCTCTGTGCTAATGCCCGCGAGAAGGTGTCGATGAGCATGGGTGGTAAGATGGTTGATAGCTATGGTGGTCGCAAAGAGATGATGCGAATTATCGAAAACCTCCGTAAGGAGGGTGAGCGCAGGCGATC GGAAGCTCAGGCGGCAAAGGCGCGTAACGCCTGGCAGCCCCCAAGGTCACCACCTCGGTCACCACGCCGTTCATCTTCCCGTTCTCAAGAGACGAAGAAGTCACCCGTCAATCAAAACGGCAAGGGTTCAATCGCCAAGGCTCTGGCCACCAAACCCAAGGTTTCTTCCCCCACTAGACTCGTTGATCAACCTCCTTGGAGAGGAATGAGGAACCGTGTGCGCACAATCCCgaatccaatccaatcttCCAAGGATTCACCTCCTCTTGGCCCACGAGCATGCAAGTCCGATCGAGTTACCAAAGAGCATAGGATTCAAACAAGTCCTCCAACCCCCGTCAAAGTTCGAGGCAAGCGGTCTTCCAGCGCATAG
- a CDS encoding related to molybdenum cofactor biosynthetic protein, with the protein MEEVDNIRREIAKREAELADLRSQLAAAESQARESQESWKWPLDNHEYERYSRQMIVPNFGLQGQLRLRKAKVLLVGAGGLGCPAATYLAGSGIGTIGLVDGDEVEVSNLHRQVAHSTGRVGMSKVQSAITYLKDLNPTITYNAHNTHLTPQNAEDIVSGYDLVLDCTDHPTSRYLISDICVLLSKPLVSASAFQTSGQLIVLNNPPGKGPCYRCVFPTPPPPDSVVGCGEGGIIGPIVGTMGVLQALEAIKLISRGDLEIHGEAKTPMLLLFSGMSDTPFRSVRMRGRRKTCLVCGNENRLTLDELKNSMDYVQFCGVKQPVQLLQPDERVTAKEYDELSKSENKDMLLVDVREKEHFDLCNISGSVNIPISRFMSARGEATPEGWPSDLPHSTPIYVVCRVGNDSQIAAQKLKDLGLGNDGQRFIGDILGGIKSWKDTVDPSVPFI; encoded by the exons atggaagaagttgataATATTCGAAGAGAAATCGCAAAGCGAGAGGCCGAGCTCGCAGATTTACGCTCCCAACTCGCGGCCGCAGAGTCACAAGCACGTGAATCTCAAGAATCGTGGAAATGGCCACTGGATAACCACGAGTATGAGAGGTACAGTAGACAGATGATTGTTCCAAACTTTGGGCTTCAAG GTCAACTACGCTTGAGAAAGGCCAAGGTTCTGCTTGTTGGAGCGGGAGGTCTGGGATGTCCTGCTGCAACATACCTCGCTGGTTCGGGCATTGGGACGATCGGTCttgtcgatggtgatgaagttgaggtttCGAATTTACACCGTCAAGTTGCGCATTCGACAGGTCGTGTTGGTATGAGCAAGGTTCAGAGTGCGATCACATATCTCAAAGA TCTGAATCCGACGATAACTTATAACGCGCACAACACACATCTCACACCGCAGAACGCTGAGGATATTGTATCAGGGTATGATTTAGTCCTTGATTGTACTGATCACCCTACATCTCGCTATCTCATTTCAGACATCTGCGTTCTTCTCTCAAAGCCCCTTGTTTCAGCATCTGCATTTCAAACTTCAGGCCAACTAATCGTTCTAAATAATCCTCCTGGAAAAGGCCCCTGTTATCGCTGCGTATTCCCAACTCCCCCACCACCAGATAGCGTGGTTGGATGTGGCGAGGGTGGAATCATTGGCCCTATTGTTGGTACAATGGGCGTCCTGCAAGCTTTGGAGGCCATCAAGTTGATTTCAAGAGGTGACCTTGAGATTCATGGAGAGGCCAAAACACCAATGCTGTTACTTTTCAGTGGCATGTCTGATACCCCTTTCCGATCCGTGAGGATGAGGGGTAGAAGAAAGACTTGTCTGGTTTGTGGTAACGAGAACAGACTGACATtggatgagctgaagaactCAATGGACTATGTTCAGTTCTGCGGTGTCAAGCAGCCTGTTCAGTTACTCCAGCCCGACGAGCGAGTCACAGCGAAGGAGTATGATGAGCTCTCCAAGTCAGAGAACAAGGATATGCTGCTCGTGGATGTCCGAGAGAAGGAACATTTCGATCTCTGCAATATTTCAGGTTCAGTCAACATCCCTATCAGTCGCTTCATGAGCGCTCGTGGAGAAGCAACACCCGAGGGATGGCCAAGCGATTTGCCCCATTCAACCCCCATATACGTTGTTTGCCGAGTCGGCAACGATTCGCAGATTGCCGCGCAGAAACTCAAGGATCTAGGATTAGGGAACGACGGACAGCGATTTATCGGCGATATTCTGGGCGGTATCAAGTCATGGAAAGACACTGTTGATCCATCTGTACCTTTTATATAG
- a CDS encoding probable Presequence translocated-associated motor subunit PAM17, mitochondrial codes for MASPLKTSVLRMPLTGLVRSSQKASFSTLRPASCLSASPFRPQCFTPVVAKTFSRTYADKPQSTELPPLDWNSFFKLRVSRRRYQLLFSITNGLFAGAAGAVFLSTGLAEPIISQIPLDPFMTLGLMTLAFSGLGWLSGPSVGNQVFYLLNRQWKKQMTQKEAQFFERIKKHRVDPTNSSASNPVPDFYGEKISSVSGYRQWLKDQKAFNKKKTANFV; via the exons ATGGCTTCTCCGCTCAAGACCTCCGTCTTGCGAATGCCGCTAACAGGTCTCGTGCGCTCATCACAAAAAGCTTCATTCTCAACTCTGCGTCCAGCATCATGTCTCTCAGCATCGCCGTTCCGACCTCAATGCTTCACCCCCGTCGTCGCAAAGACCTTCTCCCGCACCTACGCCGATAAGCCGCAGTCCACCGAACTCCCCCCGCTCGACTGgaacagcttcttcaagctgcGAGTTTCGCGCCGACGATACCAGCTCTTGTTCTCCATCACCAATGGACTCTTCGCCGGCGCTGCGGGCGCCGTTTTTCTCTCGACGGGTCTGGCGGAACCGATCATCTCGCAAATCCCTCTCGACCCGTTTATGACGCTGGGACTTATGACGCTCGCGTTCTCGGGTCTTGGGTGGTTGAGCGGCCCTAGTGTTGGAAACCAGGTCTTTTACCTCTTGAATCGTCAgtggaagaagcagatgaCGCAGAAGGAGGCTCAGTTCTTTGAGCGCATCAAGAAGCATCGGGTTGACCCCACCAACTCGAGCGCCAGCAACCCTG TTCCTGATTTCTACGGCGAAAAGATTTCTAGTGTTTCTGGATATCGCCAATGGCTAAAAGACCAAAAGGCATTCAACAAAAAGAAGACTGCCAACTTTGTGTAa